In a genomic window of Lycium ferocissimum isolate CSIRO_LF1 chromosome 9, AGI_CSIRO_Lferr_CH_V1, whole genome shotgun sequence:
- the LOC132069452 gene encoding sugar carrier protein C-like, with product MAGGGGIGPSNGKAYPGELTSKVLVTCIVAAMGGLIFGYDIGISGGVTSMDVFLKKFFPDVYAKEVLHTVSTNQYCKFNSPKLTLFTSSLYLAALVASWAASTVTRIMGRRLSMLSGGLLFLIGAIVNGCATNVAMLIIGRVFLGFGIGFANQSVPVYLSEMAPYRYRGALNIVFQLSITVGILAANLLNYFFAKIKGGYGWRLSLGGAIVPALIFIVGSLCLPDTPNSLIERGKEAEAKSRLLKIRGIDNVDAEFNDLIEASKRSNQVQHTWTILLQRKYRPQLTFAVLIPTFQQLTGMNVIMFYAPVLFKTIGFGATASLMSAVITGLVNFVATFVSILTADRVGRRFLFLLGGIQMLACQIIIAIAVALKFGISGDPGTLPKWYAATVVLFICIYVAGFAWSWGPLGWLVPSEIFPLEVRPAGQAVNVSFNMIFTFFIAEIFTEMLCVFKFGLFIFFAFFVFVMTLFIYYFLPETKGIPIDDMGKIWSEHRFWKRYVNEEDDNSPKKLQSPVREYIQAKEQIQMVDKQV from the exons atggctGGAGGTGGTGGAATAGGGCCATCAAATGGCAAGGCATATCCTGGAGAACTCACCTCTAAAGTTTTAGTTACTTGTATTGTTGCTGCTATGGGTGGTTTAATATTTGGTTATGACATTGGAATTTCAG gCGGAGTGACATCAATGGAtgtatttttgaagaaatttttccCAGATGTGTATGCAAAGGAAGTACTGCACACAGTGTCAACAAATCAATACTGCAAATTCAACAGCCCAAAATTGACATTGTTTACATCATCTCTATATTTGGCTGCACTTGTTGCATCATGGGCTGCTTCAACTGTAACTAGAATTATGGGACGTAGATTATCTATGCTTTCTGGAGGACTTCTTTTTCTAATTGGCGCTATTGTCAATGGATGTGCCACAAATGTTGCTATGCTCATTATTGGTAGAGTCTTTCTTGGTTTTGGTATTGGTTTTGCCAATcag TCTGTGCCAGTGTACCTTTCGGAGATGGCACCCTACAGATACCGTGGCGCGTTGAACATTGTTTTTCAACTCTCCATCACAGTTGGAATTCTAGCAGCAAATCTTCTCAATTATTTCTTCGCGAAAATAAAAGGCGGATATGGCTGGCGTTTGAGTTTAGGAGGAGCAATTGTACCAGCATTGATATTCATCGTTGGTTCACTTTGCCTTCCTGATACACCAAATTCTCTAATTGAACGTGGCAAAGAGGCTGAAGCGAAATCAAGGCTGTTAAAAATCAGGGGAATTGACAATGTTGATGcagagtttaatgatttaatTGAAGCAAGTAAAAGATCAAATCAAGTGCAACATACTTGGACAATATTGTTGCAACGTAAATATAGGCCACAGTTGACATTTGCTGTGTTGATTCCTACATTTCAACAATTGACAGGGATGAATGTGATTATGTTTTATGCACCTGTTCTGTTTAAGACAATTGGTTTTGGGGCAACTGCTTCACTTATGTCTGCTGTGATTACTGGTCTTGTCAACTTTGTTGCTACTTTTGTTTCTATTCTCACTGCTGATAGAGTTGGAAGGAGATTTCTATTTCTTTTGGGTGGCATTCAAATGTTGGCTTGTCAG ATTATTATAGCGATTGCAGTTGCACTAAAGTTTGGAATAAGTGGGGATCCAGGGACATTGCCAAAATGGTACGCGGCAACCGTTGTGTTGTTCATCTGCATATACGTTGCTGGTTTCGCGTGGTCGTGGGGACCTCTAGGATGGTTAGTCCCTAGTGAAATCTTCCCTCTCGAGGTCCGACCTGCTGGTCAAGCTGTGAACGTATCGTTCAACATGATTTTCACCTTCTTCATTGCCGAAATCTTCACAGAAATGCTATGTGTTTTCAAGTTTGGACTCTTCATATTCTTCGCTTTTTTCGTCTTCgtcatgacattattcatcTACTACTTCCTTCCCGAGACAAAAGGGATTCCAATTGATGACATGGGCAAAATTTGGAGTGAACATAGATTTTGGAAAAGATATgttaatgaagaagatgataaTTCTCCCAAAAAATTGCAATCACCTGTGAGAGAGTACATCCAGGCTAAAGAGCAGATTCAGATGGTTGATAAACAAGTTTAA